A DNA window from Micromonospora sp. NBC_01739 contains the following coding sequences:
- the recG gene encoding ATP-dependent DNA helicase RecG — MTAEPSTVDTPLAKLVGEKTAKALAGHLDLHTAGDLIYHFPRRYDERGEHTDIRSLDVGEQVTVLAQVQRTAVRPMRQRRGNLLEVTVGDGSGGSLTLTFFGNQAWRERELRPGRWGLFAGKVTDFRGRRQLNGPEYVLLGDQTDGEAAATEQIEEFAGALIPVYPAAAAVPTWVIARCVRVVLDTVAPPEDPLPAGVRASRNLVGLGGALREIHRPSSREELYRARRRLKWDEAFAVQLTLVRRKHQAAASPARARPPRTDGLLAAFDARLPYELTGGQREVGAEIAADLATGHPMHRLLQGEVGSGKTVVALRAMLQVVDAGGQAALLAPTEVLAAQHYRGILDLLGPLAQAGELGAAEHATRVELVTGSLGAAARRRALAEVAGGAAGIVLGTHALLYEGVDFADLGLVVVDEQHRFGVEQRDALRAKAEQPPHVLVMTATPIPRTVAMTVYGDLEISTLSQLPRGRSPIASHVVPAAEKPAFLDRAWRRLREEVAAGHQAYVVCPRIGEATAEEEPPAVDDNGRRPPLAVTEVAPLLAEGPLHGLRIGVLHGRLPADEKDAVMRSFAGGELDVLVATTVVEVGVDVPNATMMVVLDADRFGVSQLHQLRGRVGRGSAPGLCLLVTEATEGSSARERLDAVASTTDGFKLAELDLEQRREGDVLGAAQSGRRSHLRLLSLLRDADLIRDARAEAITMVEQDPELARQPALAASVAALVDADRAEYLEKG, encoded by the coding sequence ATGACCGCAGAGCCGTCCACCGTGGACACCCCCCTGGCCAAGCTGGTCGGGGAGAAGACCGCCAAGGCGCTGGCCGGGCATCTGGACCTGCACACCGCCGGTGACCTGATCTACCACTTCCCGCGCCGCTACGACGAGCGCGGCGAGCACACCGACATCCGCTCCCTCGACGTCGGCGAGCAGGTCACCGTGCTGGCCCAGGTGCAGCGCACCGCCGTACGCCCGATGCGGCAGCGCCGGGGCAACCTGCTGGAGGTCACCGTCGGGGACGGCTCCGGGGGCAGCCTCACCCTGACCTTCTTCGGTAACCAGGCCTGGCGCGAGCGGGAACTGCGGCCCGGCCGGTGGGGGCTGTTCGCCGGCAAGGTCACCGATTTCCGGGGCCGACGACAGCTCAACGGGCCGGAGTACGTCCTGCTCGGCGACCAGACCGACGGGGAGGCGGCGGCCACCGAGCAGATCGAGGAGTTCGCCGGGGCCCTCATCCCGGTCTACCCGGCCGCCGCAGCCGTACCGACCTGGGTGATCGCCCGCTGCGTACGGGTGGTGCTGGACACGGTGGCTCCCCCGGAGGACCCCCTGCCGGCGGGGGTACGGGCCAGCCGGAACCTGGTCGGCCTGGGCGGTGCCCTGCGGGAGATCCACCGGCCCTCCAGTCGGGAGGAGCTGTACCGGGCCCGTCGGCGGTTGAAGTGGGACGAGGCCTTCGCCGTGCAGTTGACCCTGGTGCGGCGCAAGCACCAGGCCGCCGCCTCGCCCGCCCGGGCCCGGCCGCCCCGGACGGACGGTCTGCTGGCGGCCTTCGACGCCCGGCTGCCGTACGAGCTGACCGGCGGCCAGCGTGAGGTCGGTGCCGAGATCGCCGCCGACCTGGCCACCGGCCATCCGATGCACCGGCTGTTGCAGGGTGAGGTGGGCTCCGGCAAGACCGTGGTCGCTCTGCGCGCCATGCTCCAGGTGGTCGACGCGGGCGGGCAGGCCGCGCTGCTGGCCCCGACGGAGGTGCTCGCCGCCCAGCACTACCGGGGCATCCTCGACCTGCTCGGCCCGCTGGCCCAGGCCGGTGAGCTGGGCGCCGCCGAGCACGCCACCCGGGTGGAGCTGGTCACCGGCTCCCTGGGGGCGGCGGCCCGGCGCCGGGCCCTGGCCGAGGTCGCCGGTGGCGCCGCCGGCATCGTGCTGGGCACCCACGCCCTGCTGTACGAGGGGGTCGACTTCGCCGACCTGGGGCTGGTGGTCGTCGATGAGCAGCACCGGTTCGGGGTGGAGCAACGCGACGCCCTGCGGGCCAAGGCGGAGCAGCCCCCGCACGTGCTGGTCATGACCGCCACCCCGATCCCCCGTACGGTGGCCATGACGGTCTACGGCGACCTGGAGATCTCCACCCTGTCCCAGTTGCCCCGGGGCCGGTCACCGATCGCCTCCCATGTGGTGCCGGCCGCCGAGAAGCCGGCCTTCCTGGACCGGGCCTGGCGGCGGCTGCGCGAGGAGGTGGCCGCCGGCCATCAGGCGTATGTCGTCTGCCCGCGTATCGGTGAGGCCACTGCCGAGGAGGAACCACCGGCGGTGGACGACAACGGTCGACGCCCGCCCCTGGCGGTGACCGAGGTGGCCCCGTTGCTGGCCGAAGGGCCACTGCACGGGCTGCGCATCGGGGTGCTGCACGGTCGGCTGCCGGCCGACGAGAAGGACGCCGTGATGCGCTCCTTCGCCGGCGGGGAACTGGACGTTCTGGTGGCCACCACGGTGGTCGAGGTCGGGGTGGACGTACCCAACGCGACCATGATGGTGGTGCTGGACGCCGACCGGTTCGGGGTCTCCCAACTGCACCAGTTGCGGGGCCGGGTGGGTCGGGGCAGCGCACCCGGGCTCTGTCTGCTGGTGACCGAGGCGACCGAGGGCAGCAGCGCCCGGGAGCGGCTGGACGCGGTGGCCTCCACCACTGACGGGTTCAAGCTGGCCGAGCTGGATCTGGAGCAGCGGCGCGAGGGCGACGTGCTGGGGGCCGCCCAGTCCGGGCGGCGGTCCCACCTGCGCCTGCTGTCCCTGCTCCGCGACGCCGATCTGATCCGGGACGCCCGGGCCGAGGCCATCACCATGGTCGAACAGGATCCGGAACTGGCCCGGCAGCCCGCCCTGGCCGCCTCGGTGGCCGCCCTGGTCGACGCCGACCGCGCCGAATACCTGGAAAAGGGCTGA
- a CDS encoding DAK2 domain-containing protein, giving the protein MLDTLDAAAVRRWCASGLATLKRHQGEIDDLNVYPVPDGDTGTNLVLTLTSAQQALAMNLDTVADGAATPHGHALRLMARGALLGARGNSGVILSQILRGFADALATTPRVEGPELAAALRAATTAAYSAVARPVEGTLLSVVAAAAEAAERADSPQLRVVAREAADAAAQALARTPEQLPALARAGVVDAGGRGLCLLLDALVEVVTGESPQHPEPPPTIPPRRVPPPATAARETGSPEYAYEVQFLLDAEPEAVGRMRDTLAALGDSLVVVGDQGTWQVHVHVNDVGAAIEAGVVAGRPYQISVTRFADQVPPRPVRAPDGRAAVVVAAGAGIAELLTREGAVVVPGNPSTGELLEAVFGTGAARVVVLPNDPDAQAVANQVAEEAHRSGVKVSVVPTRSPVQALAALAVRDPRRRFEDDVIAMAEAAGACRYAEVVHAGRDALTVAGPCRAGDVLALVEGEVHLIGADLVDTCVALVDRLLGGGGELVTLLVGADAPDGLTDAVSTHIARRWPFVEVQAYPGGQPRYPLLVGVE; this is encoded by the coding sequence GTGCTGGACACCCTCGATGCCGCCGCCGTGCGCCGCTGGTGCGCCAGCGGGCTGGCCACGCTGAAGCGGCACCAGGGGGAGATCGACGACCTGAACGTCTATCCGGTGCCCGACGGCGACACCGGCACCAATCTGGTGCTGACCCTCACCTCGGCGCAGCAGGCCCTGGCGATGAACCTCGACACGGTCGCCGACGGCGCCGCCACCCCGCACGGGCACGCCCTGCGGCTGATGGCCCGAGGGGCCCTGCTCGGCGCCCGGGGCAACTCCGGGGTGATCCTGTCGCAGATCCTGCGGGGCTTCGCGGACGCCCTGGCCACCACCCCCAGGGTCGAGGGCCCGGAGTTGGCCGCCGCCCTGCGTGCCGCCACCACCGCGGCCTACTCGGCGGTCGCCCGGCCGGTGGAGGGCACCCTGCTCTCCGTGGTCGCCGCCGCCGCCGAGGCGGCCGAGCGGGCCGACAGCCCGCAGCTGCGGGTGGTCGCCCGGGAGGCGGCGGATGCGGCCGCCCAGGCCCTGGCGCGTACCCCGGAGCAGTTGCCCGCCCTGGCCCGCGCCGGGGTGGTCGACGCCGGTGGGCGCGGGCTCTGCCTGCTGCTGGACGCCCTGGTCGAGGTGGTCACCGGAGAGAGCCCGCAGCACCCCGAGCCACCGCCGACCATCCCGCCCCGGAGGGTGCCCCCGCCGGCCACGGCCGCCCGGGAGACCGGCTCCCCGGAGTACGCCTACGAGGTGCAGTTCCTGCTCGACGCCGAGCCCGAGGCGGTCGGCCGGATGCGGGACACCCTGGCCGCCCTGGGTGACTCGCTGGTGGTGGTCGGCGATCAGGGCACCTGGCAGGTCCATGTGCATGTCAACGACGTCGGGGCGGCGATCGAGGCCGGGGTGGTCGCCGGTCGCCCGTACCAGATCTCGGTGACCCGCTTCGCCGACCAGGTCCCGCCGAGGCCGGTCCGCGCGCCGGACGGTCGGGCCGCCGTGGTGGTCGCCGCCGGGGCCGGGATCGCCGAGCTGCTCACCCGGGAGGGCGCGGTGGTGGTGCCCGGCAATCCCTCCACCGGGGAACTGCTGGAGGCGGTCTTCGGCACCGGGGCGGCCCGGGTGGTGGTGCTGCCCAACGACCCGGACGCGCAGGCGGTGGCGAACCAGGTAGCCGAGGAGGCGCACCGGTCGGGGGTCAAGGTCAGCGTGGTGCCCACCCGCTCTCCGGTGCAGGCACTGGCCGCGCTGGCCGTACGCGATCCCCGCCGCCGCTTCGAGGACGACGTGATCGCGATGGCCGAGGCCGCCGGGGCCTGCCGGTACGCCGAGGTCGTGCACGCCGGGCGGGACGCCCTGACGGTCGCCGGTCCCTGCCGGGCCGGTGACGTGCTGGCCCTGGTCGAGGGGGAGGTGCATCTGATCGGCGCCGACCTGGTCGACACCTGTGTGGCCCTGGTCGACCGGCTGCTGGGTGGCGGCGGTGAACTGGTCACCCTGCTGGTCGGGGCGGATGCGCCGGACGGGCTGACCGACGCGGTGTCCACCCACATCGCCCGCCGGTGGCCCTTCGTCGAGGTGCAGGCCTACCCGGGCGGGCAGCCGCGCTATCCGTTGCTGGTGGGTGTCGAATGA
- the rpmB gene encoding 50S ribosomal protein L28 codes for MASVCDVCGKGPGFGHNVSHSHRRTNRRWNPNIQSVRTPAGGGTTKKLKVCTSCIKAGKVTRA; via the coding sequence GTGGCTAGCGTGTGCGACGTCTGTGGCAAGGGACCGGGCTTCGGCCACAACGTGTCCCACTCGCACCGGCGGACCAACCGCCGCTGGAACCCGAACATCCAGTCGGTGCGTACCCCGGCCGGTGGCGGCACGACCAAGAAGCTGAAGGTCTGCACCTCCTGCATCAAGGCGGGCAAGGTCACCCGCGCCTGA
- a CDS encoding GNAT family N-acetyltransferase, whose product MQQIEIHVVPFDSPVAQRLITSALADLGARYGGDGDETPVEAGEFTPPHGTFLVAHLDGEPVGCGGWRSHGSDGETAELKRMYTAPQARGRGVARTVLAAIERSVREQGRKRIILECGDRQPEAIAMYTSAGYERIPNFGYYAAEPGCLSFGRTL is encoded by the coding sequence GTGCAGCAGATCGAGATCCACGTGGTGCCGTTCGACTCTCCGGTGGCGCAGCGACTGATCACCTCCGCGCTGGCCGACCTGGGCGCCCGGTACGGCGGTGACGGCGACGAGACCCCGGTCGAGGCCGGCGAGTTCACCCCGCCGCACGGCACCTTCCTGGTCGCCCACCTGGACGGTGAGCCGGTCGGCTGCGGTGGTTGGCGCAGTCACGGCAGCGACGGCGAGACGGCCGAGTTGAAGCGGATGTACACCGCCCCGCAGGCCCGTGGCCGGGGGGTGGCCCGTACGGTGCTGGCCGCGATCGAACGCTCCGTCCGTGAGCAGGGCCGCAAGCGGATCATCCTGGAGTGCGGGGACCGGCAGCCCGAGGCGATCGCGATGTACACCTCGGCCGGCTACGAGCGCATCCCCAACTTCGGCTACTACGCCGCCGAGCCCGGCTGCCTCTCCTTCGGCCGCACCCTCTGA